Proteins encoded within one genomic window of Arachis ipaensis cultivar K30076 chromosome B08, Araip1.1, whole genome shotgun sequence:
- the LOC107611671 gene encoding F-box/kelch-repeat protein At3g23880-like, protein MPTDDNDAETKAATGTELVSCPTARTRQLSDVSDEIMMEILLRFPVRTLASLRSVCTSWRNLISSPPFTCNHLRRSCLLDPTLTTLRIAYCTWAYRNDVRCGTIGLLSVHSILDNPSEPTQVDCFREQRYYGIIGSCNGLLCLVDEHAFKYMHAILWNPCTGFTFESPEISGEVRFCGFGYDHLSDSYKIFATIRTEGPSDFEFSTRIYTFGPTSSWRKIDDIPVALFGVPIDNPSWAVNREGEFFGSSILCTLNWCVNHVVLYFDLGKETYGHFPLPDSDINLDRHYFPRLCTHLCVLRNCLSVCYGDKSTYGCFLYDWNVWQMKEYGDAQSWTKLAVIPVYENFTYSDPCRCFQPLYISESDVLLAFCPFFGIVLCNLNDGSVDFPEIDNSGMGNHPAFSQCVGYRMACIYHDSLVSPNGLRSNSSKMLLRFIKPKLKLIDS, encoded by the coding sequence ATGCCCACTGACGATAATGATGCGGAGACGAAGGCGGCCACAGGGACGGAACTGGTCAGTTGCCCCACGGCAAGAACGCGGCAGCTGTCAGATGTTTCGGATGAGATTATGATGGAAATCTTGCTGAGGTTTCCGGTAAGGACGCTTGCTTCCTTAAGGAGCGTGTGCACTTCATGGAGAAACCTAATTTCCTCCCCTCCTTTCACCTGTAACCACCTTCGTCGTTCATGCTTACTTGATCCAACTTTGACTACGCTACGAATTGCTTATTGCACTTGGGCCTACAGAAATGACGTCAGATGCGGCACTATCGGACTTCTCTCCGTACACTCAATCTTGGACAATCCTTCCGAACCTACTCAAGTCGATTGCTTCAGGGAACAACGCTACTACGGAATCATTGGTTCTTGCAACGGATTGTTATGCTTGGTTGATGAACATGCCTTCAAATACATGCATGCCATCTTGTGGAACCCCTGTACCGGATTCACATTTGAATCTCCGGAAATCAGCGGCGAAGTCCGCTTTTGTGGCTTTGGTTACGATCATCTCAGTGACAGTTACAAAATTTTTGCAACTATAAGGACGGAAGGGCCATCTGATTTTGAGTTTAGTACCAGAATTTATACATTTGGGCCAACTTCGTCTTGGAGAAAAATTGATGATATCCCAGTAGCCCTATTTGGTGTCCCAATTGACAACCCTAGTTGGGCTGTTAATAGGGAAGGGGAATTTTTTGGTAGTAGCATATTATGCACTCTTAATTGGTGTGTTAATCACGTCGTTCTTTATTTTGACTTGGGTAAAGAGACTTATGGTCATTTTCCTCTGCCTGATAGTGATATAAACTTAGATCGTCATTATTTTCCAAGGCTGTGCACTCACTTATGTGTCTTGAGAAACTGCCTTTCTGTTTGCTACGGGGATAAGAGTACATACGGGTGCTTTTTATACGATTGGAATGTGTGGCAGATGAAGGAATACGGAGATGCTCAATCTTGGACTAAATTGGCAGTGATTCCGGTCTATGAAAATTTCACTTATTCAGATCCTTGTCGTTGTTTTCAACCTCTTTACATATCGGAAAGTGATGTTCTTTTGGCATTTTGTCCATTTTTCGGCATAGTTTTGTGTAACTTAAATGATGGGAGCGTAGATTTTCCTGAGATTGACAACTCTGGCATGGGGAACCATCCTGCTTTTTCTCAATGTGTCGGGTATAGGATGGCTTGTATCTACCATGACAGCTTAGTTTCACCAAATGGTCTTCGAAGCAACTCATCCAAAATGCTGCTGCGCTTCATCAAACCCAAACTCAAGCTTATTGACTCTTAA